A genomic region of Papaver somniferum cultivar HN1 chromosome 7, ASM357369v1, whole genome shotgun sequence contains the following coding sequences:
- the LOC113300204 gene encoding eukaryotic translation initiation factor 5-like: MALQNIGAANSRDAFYRYKMPRMLTKIEGRGNRIKTNVVNMVDIAKALAGPASYTTKYFGYELGAQSKFDEKTGVALVNGAHDTAKLAGLLDNFIKKFVQCYGCGNPETEVIITKTKMIQLKCAACGFVSDVDVRDKLTAFIVKNPPAQKKGGKDKKAMRRAEKERLKEGEAADDSVAHEEKEEEDDGVQWATDTSLEAARKRIQEQLSAVTADMVMLITAEAKMEKPKPAAKKVVAAATNGTAAAVNDEPEAKSRAVTENGKSANGIGAHKQLVEKIQGNLKGCSIGQLKSLLRSLNGGSNSPQDVMNALIDALFGGVVHYGFSKEVTKKKNYLAAATHDNEGSQILLLRAIDAFCEKSGPEVVKEVALVLKTLYDEDVLEEEYIVQWFNEGIAAGGRKNSQIWKNLKPFIVWLQSAESESE, translated from the coding sequence ATGGCGTTGCAGAACATAGGTGCCGCTAACAGCAGGGATGCGTTTTACAGGTACAAGATGCCAAGGATGTTAACAAAGATTGAAGGTCGCGGGAACAGGATCAAGACTAATGTGGTAAACATGGTTGACATAGCAAAAGCATTGGCCGGACCTGCGTCTTATACCACCAAATATTTTGGTTATGAGCTCGGAGCACAGTCCAAATTTGATGAAAAAACTGGAGTTGCTCTCGTCAATGGTGCGCATGACACTGCTAAGCTTGCTGGTTTGCTTGACAACTTCATTAAGAAGTTTGTCCAGTGCTATGGATGTGGGAACCCTGAGACTGAGGTTATCATCACCAAAACCAAGATGATCCAATTAAAATGTGCTGCCTGTGGTTTTGTTTCTGATGTTGACGTGAGGGACAAGCTCACAGCTTTCATAGTAAAGAATCCGCCTGCGCAGAAGAAGGGTGGAAAAGATAAGAAGGCAATGCGGAGGGCTGAGAAAGAAAGACTAAAAGAAGGCGAGGCTGCTGATGACAGTGTTGCACATGAGGAGAAAGAGGAGGAAGATGATGGTGTTCAGTGGGCTACTGATACATCACTGGAAGCAGCTCGAAAACGTATACAAGAACAGTTGAGTGCTGTCACAGCTGACATGGTTATGCTTATCACAGCTGAGGCTAAAATGGAAAAGCCAAAACCTGCTGCAAAGAAAGTGGTTGCTGCAGCTACTAATGGTACAGCTGCTGCAGTGAATGATGAACCTGAAGCAAAATCTCGCGCTGTAACTGAAAACGGCAAGTCAGCTAATGGCATTGGTGCTCACAAACAACTAGTTGAGAAAATCCAAGGGAATCTGAAGGGTTGTAGCATTGGACAGTTGAAATCCCTTTTAAGATCTCTGAACGGCGGTTCTAATTCCCCACAGGATGTCATGAACGCTCTTATTGACGCACTTTTTGGAGGTGTTGTACACTATGGGTTCTCCAAGGaagtgacgaagaagaagaactaccttGCTGCTGCAACTCATGATAACGAAGGATCGCAAATTCTTCTTCTGCGAGCTATTGATGCTTTCTGTGAAAAATCTGGCCCTGAAGTTGTGAAGGAGGTTGCGTTAGTTCTGAAAACACTCTATGATGAAGATGTTCTGGAGGAAGAGTACATTGTTCAGTGGTTCAATGAAGGAATTGCTGCTGGTGGCAGAAAAAATTCACAGATATGGAAGAATCTCAAGCCCTTCATTGTCTGGTTGCAGAGTGCTGAATCCGAATCTGAGTAG